The sequence attagcatatattcaaagtgtgaaggattcaaaaatccattacgtccagtcttgtttacaagccaatataacgagaggtaaacccactgcgctcaatcattgaaaaaagtttttgtttctatgtgtccgtttttcttggtatgctttgtgcgacggttcgttcaactgaagcggataaaattttgcgcgcattttatgacgctacatttcaccttaaagatTTCAGTGAACAAATAGTAGCAGAACCCATTGATCAGAATAGAGTCAATATCAAAAATCTTGAAACGAATTAATATAATACAATCAAACATCCAATCTGTAAGACCAGCTGAGGAAAGAGAGGAGTTAGCATACTTTCTCAAAGACGAAATTTTGATATAGCATGTCTCCAAGAAATCTGGCTTAATGATAAGGaatagtttttaaatttttaattaacaTAATTTTAGACTTAGATCAGAAcctgacctggattctgaaactgagttttagatctgaattttggaacataGATCTGAACCTAAACTTTGGACCTGGGTTCAGAAACCTAAATCTGATCCTAAATTATGGAACTTAATTATtaacttgaattctgaaactaaattctaaagctGGATTCTGCAACTGAATTGTAGACCTGGAGCAACTGAATTCTAGGCTTAGATCTGAACTTGAATccaaattctggacctggattataGAACTGAGTTCTAGacgtgaattctggaactgagttttgGACCTAAAttatagaactgaattttgtacCTAAATTAtgcaactggattctggaacagtACTCTGAAGCTGAATTCTGTACCTGTATTCAAAAGCTGcattctgaaaatgaaatgaCCAAAATAACTAGCTTTGATTCAATTTACTCCTTTAACAGGTgcaatattatttctgacgtctcaggcgtaaacgagtgacgatTTATTACTGGCCGTCGTAAGCACTAATAAAccgaagacgaaacgcgaagaaatataaacaaaatatgtgctttttgcacaaaccaacaaaacccctaaatgtttgatttttgttttttgagattatttgtgattatctcatactacatactacacccgggttggcggttcaaagcatatggtgctggtcttacaagccagttgtcgtagccatggtgtctgttgaaatagaaaggcaaacttccacaaaaggaatgtaatgcaaagactttgactttgttcatactactgaaaatttgatcataaaTCACTGTTCATATTTTTCGGAAAATGCTGATCTTCAAgtgaaatgaattttattaCACTGGACCAtcaatttacgcgcaaagtCGGAGGTGCgcaaattaaatttcgcgtaaattaaatgaaacattttatattttgtttttttaataacacaaaaaattaaactacGTTCATACGCAAATGCATCTAGCACCACATATGAGTATATCCAGAGTATGAAAATCAACAAGAGATcttccaagaactacttggaataCTGTCCTTAGAGATTACACTGTGCCACAACAAGAACTACAACGACTAATAtctattttttgtttgctgttcaTATTTTCAGAGTTACACATTGTCTAACTTGCCTAAGTTATAGCTGGTCCAGGTATGTTCTCAGTAGTCCAAgaccttcagtgaaaacaggttaATCGATCTTCACGAGCAATCAGCAGTTTATGAATAACGTTTCAATGGTGTTCATAGTCATGGAGCTacatattgcttacttgtctagaCGGAAAAGCAAGCGATCGCAACACAACTAAAAGATTaaatgtttttctgattttgaaaatttggtacaactaatcgatagtTGTTTGAACTAAACTatcattttttgatttattgtgctggCAGTTTGGCAATGACACCCAGCAAAGACACACACCACGAACgactaatgaaacatttcagttgagcaatgacatacaccctaaGCGGATCCCAGAaaagttacctgtatgcatgaaagcaaaaaatgtatcAGTTGTTCTAACCAATTATTCACTAAGCTAAACTCACTGATGACTATAATTCCCAAGAGATTATTCATCAGCAAAATGCTCACGGggcattaggaaatttttcctccacttgccgaatggctcgctggatgaatttatttgattcaagaatgttttcaagaatgttgctTATAAGCCTAATGCTACCGATGCaccttcaagaaaatacaaatagtaccatttTACTTTAGTAGCCAGTTTTGGAGCGTTAAGCGTTTTTAATTACATTtacatgaactgtccgaaaatacATTTATAATGTATATTTTATAATACATTGTTCTACAATTAACTCTTTTCTGCAaactttcacttacatgaaacggccactacttaactgacataaatgacgttcatttgccattgaaaattttcaacacgtTTCTGGTGAAATTAAGAGGAATTTTGgtctgcgttttgctgttttcgttctccgccaagagACAACATGTGAATACAGCAATTTagtttacctgaatggttatgacaaacaACATTTGcaatattgaatttttttgaaacCTACTCAAGGCCTATATTCCACAGTggtttttgatggacaagaactTCCACAAACATGTCAATTTGCTCAATATAGTATTATGAGAACATACCGCACTCAAAAGTTATGCAAAAGTCACGAATCACGCgttcatatacagattttttttccaattcaCTTAATTCACTGAATTTCATCCCAAGATATGCACTCTCTTTATATTTACACTTTACATTTTATATAATATGCacactcggagatggctgagccgattttcacctaagattcaaatgaacggtctcatggtcccatggtctgctactgaatttcatcccaatccaacttccggttgcggagatataggataatatgcaacaaaaaaatgaaaaaaatatgcactcacttttttcagagatggcttcaccgatttccacaaactaagattcaaataaaaggtctgatGGACCCATAGTCTGCTAAtggatttcatttggatccgactttcggttccggagttacatggtaatacgtaaaaattagagaaaaagtgtgcattcgtttttctctgaaacggcttaaccgattttcacaaatcaagattcaaatgaaaggtcttacagtttcctaaaaatttctagaacatttcatccgaatcggacttccggttcctgaactaaagcgtgataagtgaaaaattaccaatttcattagtattttttcataaacgtgtgtcaaaaacaggtacaaatcccataaaactgtttgataaattcgtctagtttgcagagctcgtTAGTGAGCATATAAACTAAATTCGGTACTACTTATTCCCccctttcctgttccggaagcaccgaaagtggtgaagaaaaactccaaaaatagatctcacttcgatttctctgctatgcttgaaccgattttcacatatcttggtttgaattaaagctcatattatctttaaagctgttaaatttcatccggatccgacttccgattccgcatgagtgtcaaagttttcaaatcggcaTATAGAAAAACAATATGTATAAcaccaaaaggaaaagaaaacaaaaagcaaacgatgcgtgctttgttctaattCGTACACGctgtaaagaaaacgaaacgtttACGGATGTgtgctactagtgtgtaatattggtaaaagacggtgctgcggttgataaaacttttatgataagtgcgaccgaaagaataaacgaatgtcaatgaattcaaatttatttgaaaaaatatgaaatatgaatgaaagtaataccgtgccggtggtgtagtaatcgaattataacaataataataataatcctactacatgtttttgctgctgattcatgctgttcaaCTTTacttacatatgcaaaagttacagaaacgcaggtttgtTCCGTTTGTTatatttagtttaattggtttaatcgaaatagagcatgagatagtaagtctaggattaactaggttcaaaactgttccaatttggaggTTCCACTTCGCGAAACTTAGCATACAGAACCATagcataactttttttatatcgtttattcatacccggctttaacctaattttggtcgttcgccttGTTTGTATCCAAAAACGAGGGGGGTGTGATATTATGTGGAGAGGGAGAGGGAAGGTTTTTGTAAATTACAATATGTTATCTTttaattaatagttttttttgtttcataacTAGTGCCATGATCTGAATTATTCCAATACTTTTACTCGATCAACACTTTAACGCactgcatgtccagtggaagtctggagaatacggtggatgagggagcaattcgaagcccaattcgttcaatttcagcattgttttcatcgacttgtgacattgtgattgtgagctcacgcacggaaagaccgaaattagcattttggcgaaaaaattagttgattttctgattttagttagttattttttgagacaactaaaaaaatcttacttttgctaatttagattttttaattctaattttcttaataataataaaatatttgttgaaatggctatttttttagttgaattcaccaattaaacgtgctgtcatttcttagctaaggcacgcttcatatccattcaactaattttttagttgagttagagaaataaaacgttgttttcaaccaacataaatggttgaattggtttctgcaattagcagctatatggcgctcgttaacaccataacgactactagccactagatggcacactactaccgaaaaaaatttcagtcgcggttatcttttctatatttgcaggtataaatacgatgttgtattggagaaaaagacataagcgaaacataaacttctttttgaaaattttacttctaaatcgctgttttcttcattcgacttcgcgaaatcgactctctcactgaaaactttgagcactcggaaaacaaaaaccgaatacaagtagtacaccggacggcgtagcccggaatgagaagatacaaaaaaaacatcatttgacgtatacaattagagtgcaacattcgaaactcacttcactgtttcccgtaaaaacattattacccacaatcgcttcaactgcgcacaaattctgaataaatatactttccacagtttacgtcatttttacatatcggtttagaaatttatatagggatatatcgtaacacatgcgaaaaacatctaaacaatttgcgagcagtttcaacaagacggtcccttttagctttttgatggtttgttttgctttgacactgctgtccttcagtaatgacggtgatagataaatagaatcaaagtttctgattttaataacgaaattagttgtcaatgagaatttcgtgttggattgaaatattgctggtttgtgtccagaatattcgccaactaaacactttctctaaaaataagagtttttttcagcacagtaaattctaaattttaactaattttatagttattttggaaattttgttgttaaaatcaactaattcaaaaacagtaatacgaattaggcgcagagctaatttcggtcgttccgtgcgcggcacccattttgcacaaagctttctcatatccaaatattcgtgaataatatgtccaacacgttcctttgatatctttagggtgtcagctatctcaatcaacttcactttacggtcattgaaaatcattttgtgggtttttttcacgttttcatcggtaacagtctcttctggacgtccactgcgttcatcgtcttcggtgctcatatgaccagtacgaaattttgcaaaccgctTACGAATTGttacttcgcccggtgcagagtctggataacactcatcaagccattttttggtatcggcggcattttttttcatcaaaaagtagtgttttttcacaataacaaaagtagcttcactcaaaatgcaatatctcacaaactaataatcagacagctgtcaaatttatacacgtatcttttgaaggttggtactaactgaaaatggtatggatttaattctagtggcgccctctcatagaaacgatacgaactttccaGCCGATATGTTATTGTTGATAAACTCAAATactataactttgtcgaagacataaaccATCTGTCTCATATGATTTAGAAGATATGGACGATAtaaatataagaaaaaaaacttggaatcaATGTTTTTTCATAGTATTAAATGAAATCATCCATATCTTCTAAATCAAATGAGGCAGATggtttatgtcttcgacaaagttatagtatttgaaattatttacaatattgttgaagacttcaaaattgtatttcttcaaataaaaaagttagttttttgtgtgtctttacagtgagttttggaacatggtttttaagtttaaaaaaatcttcaaactacaccgagcaactattgtgaagacatcaaacaactcagatcagccgttgtagcataataaaagaaagcaaactcatattaccatcactagcagcagtggtgctagatatattaaggaatgagccatcgttgggaccttgtgtcggtttttctttaataacattttttacagatgtcgAATTATGTTACAGttttcgaaggttttcttcctcattaaatttcctacaaaaattacatgcccgctgattttttgagtatatagggtgacctccagatgatttttttgttaaaagttagttttcccatactaaatcccatacaaactttgaaccgcgggcgcgaaaatatagtttctcctatcgagctaaaattttgcatggtgcttatgggacccaaaaggaacacgaaaagtttagtggagctgaaatcaatattttgtcccaccctaatgtcCACTTCCTACCTTTGTTGTTGAATATTTAATTGTGAGTTTACAGTAACTCTCTCAGCTATCCCTATTTATCTCAATGTCTCTTTCTATTCCATATATCAAAACTAAGAGAATTTAAGAGGATTCAATGTAATCCGCATTAAAACCCATAAACGAAGCCTGGCAATCCTATTCCACATTGAAGTGTTGATGTCACAACACTTTGCTTTTTCTACTGTAGTAAGGTTTCAATGATGGGATGTTGTTTTCTCTTCTTTTGCATAAATACATATGTAGAACGTTGTGTTCGAACTATCTACAACAGCTGATGATTGAGTCGAACATAAATTATTTATTCGACAATATCTCTTCCCAACTGATGCTGCGAAGCAGAATCACTTCATTTTTTGATTATTCTGAATAGTAATTAGTATGCTCTGTTTGGTGAAGACGTTGGAAAACACGCAGTACCTTTTGAGCTATCGACCTATCGGCACATTCATGGACCAATATGTTCCCTAAGAACACTCATTTCAGAGTAGATTAATTATAGCTAACAAACTGAGTTTaagaaaaatgtttctatgTGGTTTCTTACAGGATGAGGAGTTCAAACGCATGGGCACGGAATGCGTTCGGAAGGCGTATGCGTTACTGGAATCGAATGATTGGAAACTGGAAAAGATGACACAAGATGGAGATGTCATTCGAAGTTGCACTCAGGATAAACTTGGAAAAATTTATAGATTAACGGTGAGATTTCGAATTTCAAATTCATACATAACTCCTTTAATCACGATGGTTTCCAGGGGAAAATTCATTATCCTGCTAGACAGTTGCTACAGGAGCTGTATTATAAAATTGAAGAAATACCCAATTGGAATCCAACATTACTAGAGTCGAAGATTATTCGGGTAAGAGAAGAACAGATTAGAAAAAACAGATATACAAAATCAACAAATCATTTTACCTGTAGAAAATTGATAGTCACACGGATATTTCTTACCAAGCGACTATCGGTGGCGGAGGCGGCGTGGTAAAATCTCGTGACTTTGTGAATTTACGATGTTGGCATTTATGTCGCGATGGACGCGTGATAGAGGGTGTGGATCTGTATCCAGCAAATCCAGAGATGGGCGTGCTGACGCCTGTTACCGAGGATACAGATGAAGACAACGACGGACCGGATGGTGCTAGCGATAGCGACGACGAATGTGTCCTGCGCCACTCATCGTCGACCCAAATAACCAAATCGAGTAGCGAATTTAAATTAAGTAGTAATAGTGTAGGTAATAGTAACGAGCAGCAGACAAAAACAGCATTTGCGACGCTTAGCAAAAGCTTAGGAGCGCAAGATTTCCAGCACACCGGTGCAGGTGCTAGCTCCGATCCAGAAGATGTCTTTTCTGATGCATTGACTGAACCAAAAGAGACCGAAGATTCGGACAGAGCTAGTTCGAGCCGAAAACGACGGGCAGCAAAAAGCACTGAAGCGCAGAAAGGAGGTAATGTTTACGTTAGTGCTGCAATCAGTATCGAGTACCCCGGTGCGCCTGTCACGAACAAATATATTAGGTACCAATTAAGCGTGACACGGTTATGAATTGTTGGTCAATCATTCGTTTTGTCTTTATTTCAGAGGTGAAAATAATGTGTCATGCTGGGCGATGCGTGAAATTGAGAATCAAAAAGGTCACTGCATTTTCGAGTGGTTGCTCTGTTTGGATTTAAAAGGCTTTATTCCACGCTATGTACTAGACACTGTATGCAACTCGATGTCGGGTATGTACTTGCGAACAGTTTATTgacgtgttattttttttgcagGCCTATACAACACTGATGCAAGACTATATGACCCATCTCCGTAAGTATGTGGTGGAAttacgaaaagaaggaaaagtGCCTGCGAATAACGTCACAACAACTTCTAGGAGTAAGGTGGCAAACTCCTCCGCTGTTACACCGAAAGCTTCCTAATTTATAAAGTCGATACTAGATTTAGCCGCATATTTTATCCGTTTCCATTATAAATTAGAGACAAAAATCGCGATAATTTGTATTTTGGAAAACATCTGTTTTATTATGTTTGTCGCAATTATGTTGAAATGATTTTGTCCCtagaaaaaatattgttaaaaaaagtaTTCTGAATAACCCTGTGcgtaaattattttttcaatcaaGAGCTGATCCATCAGAACAGTAGTTTCAGTTCTTTATACCATGTATTGTGatagaaataaatttttctattGGGACAATCCAGATTCCTACAATTCGGTAAAGTTTTACTGTAAGGATAGTAAAAAGAAAGCATTTCTATACTTTCCTCTTATATAAAACAAGCAGGAAAtcatttattgtttttatttttacatagtTTCAAATTTGGTTTACAATTTCCACTCGCAGTCATCAGTTGCAATTCTTCTTCCGGCATCGAATGGGTAATTTTGACTCGTATTCTAGCAGAAATAGTACATATCCGAACATTCGTCCAAAGCTGTTGGCAACGTGGTTTTCTAACGTGGAACTAAGTCGTGTTGTCTATGGTTGCAGTGGAACTATTTCTGTTCTTGAGCGAACCAGGTTTGGCAAGCTTCGGCGGCTATCTCGCACATTGTTGAGAGCACTTTAGCGTTTCCTTCGTATTCTAGAGACACGGATAGTGAACTGGATAAATCTGTACACATTTGGCTTCTTACTTACCAATCGAATTTCCATTTCGTTTCCCAAAAATGCTACCGTTAAATGGGGGCTTCCGGTAGCCCGCCTCAGTGGTGGTACTGATAGTTAGAACCAGCAGAAGAACAAATAACAATGATCCAATAGCTTTGTAGTACGCCATTTCTCAGAATGTTTTGGAGTGAGCTCAAGTGAACTGTGCAAGCTGTAATCAACAACTGTTAATACCGGACTGATACTGGTAAAAGAATTTCTTCTAGTTTATATACGCGGAAGACTGCATTATGCTCTGATAGAAAAAAGGACAAATTTCACTGGACGTTCAAATTAGTAGCCGTTGTTCCCTGTGCTATTAGCCGTAAGTCTCAAAGCAATCTTCCATATAGGACACAGGCGAACTCGTTAAATTATCACTGGGGTAGCAGATTTATTCAATTAATTATCATTTTCCGATGGGCATTACattttggaatgaaattttCCCGAACAACAGCGGTGG comes from Malaya genurostris strain Urasoe2022 chromosome 3, Malgen_1.1, whole genome shotgun sequence and encodes:
- the LOC131435727 gene encoding steroidogenic acute regulatory protein-like, translated to MADDRIRAIYASPEYQQHRLRVIAALQLDDQNEQLNDQHEQLPTPRHAGIPRSQSHMVNLLSDDFIAGYMDEGRMSVVRRFFCLFVTFDVVFVSLLWIICVVITGDNIMHALQSQVVHYTIYTSLFDVVITALIRFIFLTLFYGLCHLNHWIVIAFSTTGSCAFLIYKVFMYNWTATPQPVFEVLLVVISFVLAWGEAWFLDCRVIPQERYASRYNAFIQSQAEARTPLLAQFLTSSLARATESVRNYYSPYDSIHNSEDEEDEQDEEFKRMGTECVRKAYALLESNDWKLEKMTQDGDVIRSCTQDKLGKIYRLTGKIHYPARQLLQELYYKIEEIPNWNPTLLESKIIRKIDSHTDISYQATIGGGGGVVKSRDFVNLRCWHLCRDGRVIEGVDLYPANPEMGVLTPVTEDTDEDNDGPDGASDSDDECVLRHSSSTQITKSSSEFKLSSNSVGNSNEQQTKTAFATLSKSLGAQDFQHTGAGASSDPEDVFSDALTEPKETEDSDRASSSRKRRAAKSTEAQKGGNVYVSAAISIEYPGAPVTNKYIRGENNVSCWAMREIENQKGHCIFEWLLCLDLKGFIPRYVLDTAYTTLMQDYMTHLRKYVVELRKEGKVPANNVTTTSRSKVANSSAVTPKAS
- the LOC131435728 gene encoding SIFamide-related peptide, which produces MAYYKAIGSLLFVLLLVLTISTTTEAGYRKPPFNGSIFGKRNGNSIEYEGNAKVLSTMCEIAAEACQTWFAQEQK